One stretch of Pirellulales bacterium DNA includes these proteins:
- the mscL gene encoding large-conductance mechanosensitive channel protein MscL, translated as MGMLQEFKEFAMKGNVLDMAVGIIIGAAFGKIVSSLVNDVIMPPIGYLLGKVDFSALSAKLPVEGADAKPVEIKYGLFMNNVLDFLIVAFVIFLVVKQINRLKKPAAAPAEPPQEKLLREIRDLLARR; from the coding sequence ATGGGCATGCTGCAGGAATTCAAAGAGTTTGCCATGAAGGGCAATGTGCTCGACATGGCGGTCGGCATCATCATCGGGGCCGCGTTCGGCAAGATCGTCAGCTCGCTGGTGAACGACGTGATCATGCCGCCGATCGGCTACCTGTTGGGCAAGGTCGATTTCTCGGCCCTGAGCGCCAAGCTTCCAGTCGAAGGCGCCGATGCCAAACCGGTCGAGATCAAGTACGGCTTGTTCATGAACAACGTGCTCGATTTCCTGATCGTGGCCTTCGTGATCTTCCTCGTCGTCAAGCAGATCAATCGCTTGAAGAAGCCGGCCGCAGCCCCGGCTGAGCCGCCGCAGGAAAAGCTGCTCCGCGAAATCCGCGATCTGCTGGCCCGGCGCTAG
- a CDS encoding sigma-70 family RNA polymerase sigma factor, with protein MARSNPPPEPARAANPSGIDWGAALTEHGPWLRKVILARVGEQAAVDEVFQEVALAAVSQRAPLADATKVAPWLYRLAVIQSLLYRRRRGRQRKLVDRFAQTGLAENSDRTADPLDWLLADERRDTIHEALRRLGPRDAEILVLKYTQDWSYHQIAERLGISHSAVETRLHRARARLRSQLAETTTAVSTS; from the coding sequence ATGGCGCGAAGCAACCCACCGCCTGAGCCGGCACGAGCGGCCAATCCCTCGGGGATCGACTGGGGGGCTGCGCTCACGGAGCACGGCCCGTGGTTGCGCAAGGTCATCCTGGCGCGCGTCGGCGAACAAGCAGCCGTCGACGAAGTGTTTCAGGAGGTGGCCCTCGCCGCCGTGTCGCAGCGGGCACCGCTGGCCGACGCCACGAAAGTGGCGCCTTGGCTCTACCGCTTGGCTGTGATTCAGTCGTTGCTGTATCGCCGCCGGCGCGGACGCCAACGCAAGCTGGTCGATCGGTTCGCGCAGACCGGGCTCGCCGAGAACTCGGATCGCACAGCCGATCCGCTCGACTGGCTGCTGGCCGACGAGCGCCGCGACACGATCCACGAGGCCCTGCGGCGGCTCGGCCCGCGCGACGCCGAAATCCTCGTGCTCAAGTACACCCAGGACTGGAGCTACCACCAGATTGCCGAGCGGTTGGGCATCAGCCACAGCGCGGTCGAAACGCGACTGCATCGGGCCCGCGCAAGGTTACGTTCCCAGCTTGCCGAGACGACGACAGCCGTTAGCACGTCCTAG
- the mnmA gene encoding tRNA 2-thiouridine(34) synthase MnmA, giving the protein MSRVVLAMSGGVDSSVAAHLLLEQGHEVIGVFMRHGHTIETACAVPQPVGLPVVSAPGRKQGCCSASDAADARRVADRLGLPFYALNFEQHFARIIDYFVDEYTHGRTPNPCVVCNNWLKFGTLAEYADSLDAEHIATGHYARLEACGDAGSPALRRGLDPGKDQSYVLFGIDRRLLSRLRFPVGDFSKDAIRARAGQLGLAVADKPDSQEICFVAGGQYAEFVRRHAQGDGGGEIVDTAGAVLGRHEGVEQFTIGQRRGLGVALGDRRYVVRIEADTRRVVIGERHELARDALEAQRANWLIDPPVEPFAAEVKIRYLTPPATATVVPLAADRFRVEFHEPQYGVAPGQAAVCYRGDRVLGGGWIA; this is encoded by the coding sequence ATGTCCCGGGTGGTGCTGGCGATGTCCGGCGGCGTCGATTCGAGCGTCGCGGCCCATCTGCTCCTCGAGCAGGGCCACGAGGTGATCGGCGTCTTCATGCGCCATGGTCACACGATCGAAACGGCCTGCGCCGTGCCGCAACCCGTCGGATTGCCGGTGGTCTCCGCGCCCGGCCGCAAGCAAGGCTGCTGCAGCGCCAGCGACGCCGCCGACGCGCGGCGCGTGGCCGATCGCCTGGGCCTGCCGTTCTACGCGCTCAACTTCGAGCAGCACTTCGCGCGGATCATCGACTACTTCGTCGACGAATACACTCATGGCCGCACGCCCAATCCGTGCGTGGTCTGCAACAACTGGCTGAAGTTCGGCACCCTGGCCGAGTATGCCGACTCGCTCGATGCCGAGCACATCGCCACCGGGCACTACGCGCGGCTCGAAGCATGCGGCGACGCGGGGTCGCCGGCCTTGCGCCGTGGGCTCGATCCCGGCAAGGACCAGTCGTACGTCTTGTTCGGCATCGATCGACGGTTGCTCTCCCGACTGCGGTTTCCCGTGGGCGATTTCTCGAAGGACGCGATCCGCGCGCGCGCGGGCCAATTGGGATTGGCCGTGGCCGACAAGCCCGACAGCCAGGAGATTTGTTTCGTGGCCGGGGGGCAATACGCCGAGTTCGTTCGCCGCCATGCGCAGGGCGACGGCGGCGGCGAAATCGTCGACACCGCAGGCGCGGTCCTGGGCCGTCACGAAGGGGTCGAGCAGTTCACCATCGGCCAGCGGCGCGGATTGGGCGTGGCGCTGGGCGATCGCCGCTACGTTGTGCGGATCGAGGCCGATACGCGCCGCGTCGTGATCGGCGAACGCCACGAGCTGGCCCGCGATGCGCTCGAAGCCCAGCGCGCCAACTGGCTGATCGATCCGCCCGTCGAGCCCTTCGCTGCCGAGGTGAAAATCCGCTACCTGACGCCCCCGGCAACGGCCACGGTCGTCCCGCTGGCCGCCGATCGCTTCCGGGTCGAATTTCACGAGCCGCAATACGGCGTCGCACCGGGCCAGGCGGCCGTCTGCTATCGGGGCGACCGCGTCCTCGGCGGCGGCTGGATCGCCTGA
- the nadA gene encoding quinolinate synthase NadA: protein MSTLAEPRSSKATFELAPYKSLDNATLQARINAVRRELGPRLLVLGHHYQQDEVIALSDLRGDSYQLSQMAAASRDCRAIAFCGVHFMAETADILANTPAKLAERDGQRVTVVLPDLAAGCSMADMAMIEQVEACWEDLGQTVDTEQVIPVTYINSAASLKAFCGRHGGIVCTSSNAAAAVRWAFERGQRVLFFPDQHLGRNTAKAMGIPLAAMRVWDPHQELGGNDEAAIEHSRVLLWKGHCSVHQMFRTEHVDQFRAKYPGIRILVHPECTMEVVDKSDVSGSTGAIIRAVEAAPPGTRWAIGTELHLVNRLKQEHPEQEIHFLSPVVCMCATMYRIDLAHLCWSLDNLAAGTPVNVIHVDDDTARWALVALERMLEIR, encoded by the coding sequence ATGTCCACACTTGCCGAGCCCCGCTCGTCGAAGGCCACCTTCGAGCTGGCCCCCTACAAGTCGCTCGACAACGCCACGCTGCAGGCCCGCATCAACGCGGTGCGCCGCGAATTGGGCCCGCGGTTGCTGGTGCTGGGCCACCACTACCAGCAGGACGAGGTGATCGCGCTTTCCGACCTGCGCGGCGACAGCTATCAGCTCAGCCAGATGGCGGCCGCGAGCCGCGATTGCCGCGCGATCGCCTTTTGCGGCGTGCACTTCATGGCCGAAACGGCCGACATCCTGGCCAACACGCCGGCCAAGCTTGCCGAGCGCGACGGCCAGCGCGTGACCGTCGTGCTGCCCGACCTGGCGGCCGGCTGCTCGATGGCCGACATGGCGATGATCGAGCAGGTCGAGGCCTGCTGGGAAGACCTGGGCCAAACGGTCGACACCGAGCAGGTGATCCCGGTCACCTACATCAACTCGGCCGCGAGCCTGAAGGCGTTCTGCGGACGGCACGGCGGCATCGTCTGCACGTCGAGCAACGCGGCCGCGGCCGTGCGCTGGGCCTTCGAGCGCGGCCAGCGCGTGCTGTTCTTCCCCGACCAGCATCTCGGCCGCAACACGGCCAAAGCGATGGGCATTCCGCTCGCAGCGATGCGCGTCTGGGACCCGCACCAGGAACTGGGCGGCAACGACGAGGCCGCCATCGAACACAGTCGGGTGCTGCTCTGGAAGGGACATTGCAGCGTGCACCAGATGTTTCGCACCGAGCATGTCGACCAGTTCCGCGCCAAGTACCCCGGCATCCGCATCCTCGTGCATCCCGAGTGCACGATGGAGGTGGTCGACAAGAGCGACGTGTCGGGCTCGACGGGGGCCATCATTCGGGCGGTCGAAGCGGCGCCGCCCGGCACACGCTGGGCGATCGGCACCGAGCTGCATCTGGTCAATCGGCTCAAGCAGGAGCATCCCGAGCAGGAGATCCACTTTCTCTCGCCGGTGGTGTGCATGTGCGCGACGATGTACCGCATCGACCTGGCGCATCTCTGCTGGTCGCTCGACAACCTGGCCGCCGGCACGCCCGTCAACGTGATCCACGTCGACGACGACACGGCCCGGTGGGCCCTGGTGGCGCTGGAGCGGATGCTCGAGATTCGCTGA
- a CDS encoding TIM barrel protein, translated as MFVAASTECFSQLPLQDALARIGDLEYSRVEIVLREKSRQLRPSQVHADLENAILNCRETHRLTPVAYVVDIDAEGDEYYAQFSSCCKLAKATKVVSLTVPAAELGTPFNAEIERLRELVRIASLEGVLVSVKTEVGRITQDPDTAVVLCDNVKGLGITLDPSHYICGPFTNGYEQVLKHVYHVQLRDTSKDQLQVRVGQGNVEYGRLVNQLGKYHYSRALTVDILDTVNPEVDHFAEMRKLRLLLESLL; from the coding sequence GTGTTTGTTGCCGCATCGACGGAGTGTTTTTCGCAATTGCCGCTGCAAGACGCGCTGGCGCGCATCGGCGACCTGGAATACAGCCGGGTCGAAATCGTGCTGCGGGAGAAGTCGCGGCAATTGCGCCCCTCGCAGGTCCATGCCGACCTGGAGAACGCGATTCTCAACTGCCGCGAGACGCATCGGCTGACGCCGGTGGCTTACGTCGTCGACATCGACGCCGAGGGGGACGAGTACTACGCCCAGTTCTCGTCGTGCTGCAAATTGGCCAAGGCGACCAAGGTGGTTTCGCTCACCGTGCCGGCGGCCGAGTTGGGCACGCCCTTCAACGCCGAGATCGAGCGGCTGCGTGAGCTGGTGCGGATTGCCTCGCTCGAGGGCGTGTTGGTCAGCGTCAAGACGGAGGTCGGCCGCATCACGCAAGATCCCGACACGGCGGTCGTGCTGTGCGACAACGTCAAGGGCCTGGGCATCACGCTCGACCCGAGCCATTACATCTGCGGTCCGTTCACCAATGGCTACGAACAGGTGCTCAAGCACGTCTACCACGTGCAATTGCGCGACACGTCGAAGGACCAGTTGCAGGTGCGCGTAGGGCAGGGCAATGTCGAATATGGCCGGCTGGTCAACCAGTTGGGCAAGTACCACTACAGCCGGGCCTTGACCGTCGATATTCTCGACACGGTCAATCCGGAGGTCGACCACTTCGCCGAAATGCGCAAACTCCGGCTGCTGCTCGAGAGCTTGCTGTAG
- a CDS encoding PDZ domain-containing protein produces the protein MISELWIRRLGWVATVGLVLLSGAWVQAQQPPPPPPPPPHDLPEAGSPFWLGVTCRPADDVLRDQLMLAEGEGLVVVHVAPGSPADKVGLKRHDVLLKAAGQPLHDPRELAAAVLDAGENDASVALTLLRGGKEQTLEVKPAKREMPPLPTGGLDFDDLVRRLQERLGAEGLRIDLPRPGVIVRDVFGTIELPEDVTITVEKHAKDPAKLTVKQGDKTWEVTEDHLAELPEQLRGHAERMLGHMPPLPPDVLQWFADRPEARRVHELADRVRQQSPDEAVRAAEDWLRHHSAAPEVERLIDERLEKINERLEQLQQAIDKLRQEQVAEPQDKPGA, from the coding sequence ATGATTTCCGAACTCTGGATTCGCCGCCTGGGCTGGGTGGCCACGGTCGGCTTGGTTCTGTTGTCTGGTGCCTGGGTCCAAGCCCAGCAGCCGCCACCGCCACCACCGCCGCCGCCGCACGATTTGCCCGAGGCCGGATCGCCCTTCTGGTTGGGTGTTACCTGCCGCCCGGCGGACGACGTGCTGCGCGATCAGTTGATGCTGGCCGAGGGGGAAGGCCTCGTCGTCGTGCACGTGGCGCCGGGCAGCCCAGCGGACAAGGTCGGTCTCAAGCGGCATGACGTGCTGCTGAAGGCCGCCGGCCAACCGCTACACGACCCGCGCGAGTTGGCCGCAGCCGTGCTCGACGCGGGCGAGAACGACGCCAGCGTTGCGCTCACCCTGCTCCGCGGCGGCAAGGAACAAACGCTCGAGGTCAAGCCGGCCAAACGTGAAATGCCCCCGCTGCCGACCGGGGGCTTGGATTTCGACGACCTGGTTCGACGGCTGCAAGAGCGGCTCGGCGCCGAGGGTTTGCGGATCGACCTGCCGCGACCGGGCGTCATCGTCCGCGACGTGTTTGGCACGATCGAATTGCCCGAGGACGTGACCATCACCGTCGAGAAGCATGCCAAGGACCCGGCCAAACTGACCGTCAAGCAAGGCGACAAGACCTGGGAAGTGACCGAAGACCATCTGGCCGAGCTGCCCGAGCAGTTGCGCGGCCACGCCGAACGAATGCTGGGCCATATGCCGCCGCTGCCGCCGGACGTGTTGCAGTGGTTCGCCGATCGGCCCGAGGCCCGCAGGGTGCATGAACTTGCCGACCGGGTGCGTCAACAGTCGCCCGATGAAGCGGTTCGCGCCGCCGAAGACTGGCTCCGGCATCACTCGGCCGCGCCGGAAGTCGAGCGGCTCATCGACGAGCGGCTCGAGAAGATCAACGAGCGGCTCGAGCAACTGCAGCAGGCGATCGACAAACTGCGGCAGGAGCAAGTCGCCGAACCGCAGGACAAGCCGGGAGCCTGA
- the sppA gene encoding signal peptide peptidase SppA, translating into METSSTPEPVSPPPAATPTHTATVLPVVQKIILEQSRRGWFWWWLLIIALAVSLFYNFELRQRYERYFSTADAPKEKYHSLSKTAEDKVAIIRIEGTILDQDSFAKDQIDEVRRDTDVKAVVLRVDSPGGTVTASDYLYHHLVELLAKRDIPLVVSMGGLAASGGYYVAMACGDRPDVVYAEPTTWCGSIGVVIPHYNVAGLMEEWKIQEDSIKSHPLKTLGSFTKAMSEEERTILQKLVDEGFRRFKEVVAAGRPKLRADAALLDKVATGQVFATTEAIDLGLVDKQGFLEDAINRAIELASLDRNEVRVVEYEQDEELIDALLSSASAPQRRSEWERLAELAVPRAYYLWTQLPGVSFDALKP; encoded by the coding sequence ATGGAAACTTCCTCGACGCCCGAGCCTGTCTCGCCCCCCCCTGCCGCGACTCCCACGCACACGGCAACCGTGCTTCCGGTCGTGCAGAAGATCATCCTCGAACAGTCCCGGCGGGGCTGGTTCTGGTGGTGGCTGTTGATCATCGCGCTGGCCGTTTCGCTGTTTTACAACTTCGAGCTGCGCCAGCGCTACGAGCGCTATTTCAGCACCGCCGACGCGCCCAAGGAAAAATACCACTCGCTGAGCAAGACGGCCGAAGACAAGGTCGCCATTATCCGCATCGAGGGCACGATCCTCGACCAGGACTCGTTTGCCAAGGACCAGATCGACGAGGTCCGCCGAGACACCGACGTCAAGGCCGTCGTGCTCCGCGTCGACTCGCCCGGCGGCACCGTCACGGCCAGCGACTATCTCTATCACCACCTCGTCGAGCTGCTTGCCAAGCGCGACATCCCGTTGGTGGTGAGCATGGGCGGTCTGGCCGCCAGCGGCGGTTACTACGTCGCCATGGCCTGTGGCGATCGGCCCGACGTCGTCTATGCCGAGCCCACGACCTGGTGCGGCTCGATCGGCGTCGTGATCCCGCACTACAACGTGGCGGGCCTGATGGAGGAATGGAAGATCCAGGAAGACTCGATCAAATCGCACCCGCTCAAGACGCTCGGCTCGTTCACCAAGGCGATGAGCGAGGAAGAACGGACCATCCTGCAAAAGCTGGTCGACGAGGGCTTTCGGCGGTTCAAGGAAGTCGTCGCCGCCGGACGTCCCAAGCTGCGCGCCGACGCGGCCCTGCTCGACAAGGTCGCCACGGGTCAGGTGTTTGCCACGACCGAAGCCATCGACCTGGGCCTGGTCGACAAGCAAGGCTTTCTCGAAGACGCGATCAACCGCGCCATCGAGCTGGCCAGTCTCGATCGCAACGAGGTGCGCGTCGTCGAATACGAGCAGGACGAAGAATTGATCGACGCGCTGCTCTCGTCCGCGTCGGCGCCGCAACGGCGCAGCGAATGGGAACGGCTGGCCGAATTGGCCGTCCCCCGGGCCTATTATCTTTGGACTCAACTGCCCGGTGTGTCGTTCGACGCGCTCAAGCCGTAG
- a CDS encoding FliM/FliN family flagellar motor C-terminal domain-containing protein has protein sequence MADFNAQLGPDILAACQAGAAEAGEAFSRTFDRQLTLGVGEVSTLALAGLPACCQGPGLAIVLGVGSAAAVVLVPKSSGVLPDWYAEPDATGKSKLTTLAQELGMLLLPDACAADDFLAAAVPELSASLVRGGAADGAGLVLLELISDGAPAPIALVWPLPNKAAILTPAAPVAPAAESRPARPAAPEPAAAPPPPPRMVAARSVQRATGGTLEELPKYGKSLLRIEVPLQVVLAEKKQSVSRIVELGPGSIIHFDKSCDEMLTLCVGGLPIGKGEAVKVGDKFGLRLTSLLLPDERFKPAQSA, from the coding sequence ATGGCCGACTTCAATGCCCAGCTTGGCCCGGACATTCTGGCCGCCTGCCAGGCCGGGGCCGCCGAAGCCGGCGAGGCATTTTCGCGCACGTTCGATCGGCAGCTCACGCTCGGAGTCGGCGAGGTTTCGACCCTCGCCCTGGCCGGCTTACCGGCATGCTGCCAAGGGCCCGGCCTGGCGATCGTGCTCGGCGTTGGTTCGGCCGCGGCCGTGGTGCTGGTGCCCAAGTCGTCGGGCGTGCTGCCCGATTGGTATGCCGAGCCGGATGCGACCGGCAAGAGCAAGCTGACCACGCTGGCGCAAGAGCTGGGCATGCTGCTGCTGCCCGACGCGTGCGCGGCCGACGACTTTCTCGCCGCGGCGGTGCCCGAGCTGTCCGCATCGCTTGTGCGCGGCGGCGCGGCGGACGGCGCAGGCCTGGTCCTGCTCGAACTGATCTCCGACGGTGCGCCTGCGCCGATCGCGCTCGTCTGGCCGCTGCCGAACAAGGCGGCAATTCTGACACCCGCCGCACCAGTGGCCCCGGCTGCCGAGTCACGGCCCGCGCGGCCGGCGGCACCGGAACCTGCGGCGGCGCCGCCACCGCCACCGAGGATGGTCGCCGCGCGCAGCGTGCAGCGCGCCACCGGCGGCACGCTCGAGGAGCTGCCCAAGTACGGCAAGAGCCTGCTGCGCATCGAGGTACCGCTGCAGGTCGTGTTGGCCGAAAAGAAACAGAGCGTCAGCCGCATCGTCGAATTGGGCCCCGGCTCGATCATTCATTTCGACAAGTCGTGCGACGAGATGCTGACGCTGTGCGTCGGCGGCTTGCCGATCGGCAAAGGCGAAGCCGTCAAGGTCGGCGACAAGTTCGGCCTCCGCCTGACGTCGCTGCTGCTACCCGACGAACGCTTCAAGCCGGCGCAGAGCGCGTAG
- the prfB gene encoding peptide chain release factor 2 has product MARLEARMGEAGFWDKQEQAQATVAELKALGGVVKPLADLMRASDDITALEEMAGEDAAFAAELVTELSRVENALDDLELKALLNGPHDNCNALMTINARDGGTDANDWAEMLMRMYTMWAQKNDYQVEVLDRQDNDEAGINSATLAVRGPFAYGYLKGEAGVHRLVRISPFNSEGKRQTSFAAIDVSPEVSESSEIEIADEDVREDVYRAGGAGGQHVNKTSSAVRLTHMPTGIVVQCQNERSQHQNRALAWKMLRARMARLEEERREAEEAAKYSQKPKTGFGAQIRSYFQHPDQRIKDARSEYGETNFHNVLDGNIQGFLDAYLRWRVGQGSQA; this is encoded by the coding sequence ATGGCCCGACTCGAGGCCCGCATGGGCGAGGCCGGCTTCTGGGACAAGCAGGAACAGGCCCAGGCGACGGTTGCCGAGCTGAAGGCGCTGGGCGGCGTCGTCAAGCCGCTGGCTGACCTGATGCGCGCCAGCGACGATATCACGGCGCTGGAAGAAATGGCCGGCGAAGACGCTGCGTTCGCCGCCGAATTGGTGACCGAGTTGTCGCGCGTCGAAAACGCGCTGGACGACTTGGAGCTGAAAGCGCTGCTCAACGGTCCGCACGACAACTGCAACGCCTTGATGACGATCAATGCCCGCGACGGCGGCACCGACGCCAACGATTGGGCCGAGATGCTGATGCGGATGTATACGATGTGGGCCCAGAAGAACGACTACCAGGTCGAGGTGCTCGACCGGCAGGACAACGACGAGGCCGGCATCAACAGCGCCACGCTCGCCGTGCGTGGGCCGTTTGCCTACGGCTACTTGAAGGGCGAGGCGGGCGTGCACCGGTTGGTGAGGATCAGCCCCTTCAACTCCGAAGGCAAGCGGCAGACGAGCTTCGCGGCGATCGACGTCTCGCCCGAGGTGAGCGAATCGAGCGAAATTGAAATTGCCGATGAGGACGTGCGCGAAGACGTGTATCGCGCGGGAGGGGCCGGCGGGCAGCACGTCAACAAGACGTCGAGCGCCGTGCGCCTGACGCACATGCCCACCGGGATCGTCGTGCAGTGCCAGAACGAGCGCAGCCAGCATCAAAACCGCGCCTTGGCGTGGAAGATGCTCCGGGCCCGCATGGCGCGGCTCGAGGAAGAGCGCCGCGAGGCCGAAGAAGCCGCCAAGTACAGCCAGAAGCCCAAGACGGGCTTCGGCGCGCAGATCCGCAGCTATTTCCAGCATCCCGATCAGCGGATCAAGGATGCCCGCAGCGAGTACGGCGAGACGAATTTCCACAACGTGCTCGACGGCAACATCCAGGGCTTTCTCGACGCCTATCTGCGTTGGCGCGTCGGACAAGGTTCGCAAGCGTGA
- a CDS encoding Gfo/Idh/MocA family oxidoreductase, with amino-acid sequence MLRIGIAGIGFMGMIHYLSYAKVRGAKVVALAEPDAKRRAGDWRGIQGNFGPAGTQMDLKGVRTYATFEELAADPDLDVIDVCLPPALHPAATVAAFGGGKAVFCEKPIALSTAAAQKMVAAGERAQRPLMIGHVLPFFPEYAFAYKAVTSGKYGRLLGGHFKRVISDPLWLRDFWDPKKVGGPVLDLHIHDAHFIRLLCGMPTSVTSNGRMRGECVEFLSSQFQFADRDLAVTATSGVINQQGRGFTHGFEIHLQRATLLFDLAMYAGGNIATPLTVLTKDGKVLRPELGGGDPMDGFAAELTEVVRALRSGKPSPILSGDLARDALVMCQKESQSVRTGKPVKIG; translated from the coding sequence ATGCTGCGTATCGGTATTGCCGGCATTGGTTTCATGGGCATGATCCACTACCTCTCCTACGCCAAGGTGCGGGGAGCCAAGGTCGTGGCGCTGGCGGAGCCGGATGCCAAGCGCCGCGCCGGCGATTGGCGCGGCATCCAGGGCAACTTCGGGCCCGCCGGAACGCAGATGGACCTCAAGGGCGTGCGCACCTATGCCACGTTCGAGGAGCTGGCGGCCGACCCGGACCTCGACGTGATCGACGTCTGCCTGCCGCCGGCGCTGCATCCGGCGGCCACGGTCGCCGCGTTTGGCGGCGGCAAGGCCGTGTTCTGCGAAAAGCCCATCGCGCTGTCGACCGCCGCAGCGCAAAAGATGGTCGCCGCCGGCGAACGGGCCCAGCGCCCGTTGATGATCGGCCACGTGCTGCCGTTCTTTCCGGAGTATGCGTTTGCCTACAAGGCGGTCACCAGCGGCAAGTACGGCCGGCTGCTGGGCGGCCATTTCAAGCGGGTCATTTCCGATCCGTTGTGGCTGCGCGATTTCTGGGACCCCAAGAAGGTCGGCGGCCCGGTGCTCGACCTGCACATCCACGACGCGCATTTCATCCGCCTGCTGTGCGGCATGCCGACGAGCGTCACGAGCAACGGGCGGATGCGCGGCGAGTGCGTCGAATTTCTCAGCTCGCAGTTTCAGTTTGCCGATCGCGACCTGGCCGTGACGGCCACCAGCGGCGTGATCAACCAGCAAGGCCGCGGCTTCACGCACGGCTTCGAGATCCATCTCCAGCGGGCCACGCTGCTGTTCGACCTGGCGATGTATGCCGGCGGCAACATCGCCACGCCGCTCACGGTGCTCACCAAGGACGGCAAGGTCTTGCGGCCCGAGCTGGGCGGCGGCGACCCGATGGACGGCTTTGCGGCCGAGCTGACCGAGGTCGTGCGCGCCCTGCGCAGCGGCAAACCGTCGCCGATTCTGAGCGGCGATCTGGCCCGCGATGCGCTGGTGATGTGCCAGAAGGAAAGCCAATCGGTGCGCACCGGCAAACCGGTGAAGATCGGCTGA
- a CDS encoding GNAT family N-acetyltransferase, whose amino-acid sequence MIPRLETARLVMREFVEADLDGYAGILADEEAMRYIGDGTTADRNDAWRSMAMVLGHWQLRGFGLWAVERKDTGRFIGRIGLHRPEGWPGLEAGWIVAREHWGQGFAPEAARAAVQWGFEVLGAPRLISLIRPANHASIRVAEKLGMQFDRSLPFRGREVSVYGLSASNDTPGS is encoded by the coding sequence ATGATTCCCAGGCTCGAAACGGCGCGGCTGGTGATGCGCGAGTTCGTCGAGGCCGACCTCGACGGCTATGCCGGTATCCTCGCCGATGAGGAGGCGATGCGTTATATCGGCGACGGCACGACGGCCGACCGTAACGACGCCTGGCGCTCGATGGCCATGGTCTTGGGACATTGGCAGTTGCGCGGATTCGGCCTGTGGGCCGTCGAGCGGAAGGACACGGGGCGATTCATCGGGCGCATCGGGCTGCACCGGCCCGAGGGGTGGCCGGGCCTGGAGGCGGGTTGGATCGTGGCTCGCGAGCACTGGGGCCAGGGCTTCGCGCCCGAGGCGGCCCGGGCGGCGGTGCAATGGGGTTTCGAAGTGCTCGGCGCTCCGCGGCTGATCAGCCTGATTCGCCCGGCCAATCACGCGTCGATCCGCGTAGCCGAAAAGCTCGGCATGCAGTTCGATCGCAGCCTGCCCTTCCGTGGGCGCGAGGTCTCGGTCTACGGCTTGAGCGCGTCGAACGACACACCGGGCAGTTGA